A region from the Mustela erminea isolate mMusErm1 chromosome 2, mMusErm1.Pri, whole genome shotgun sequence genome encodes:
- the HELQ gene encoding helicase POLQ-like isoform X19, translating to MDEGGSRLRRRVSVRKRARPSPGEPRQERAEEPGAGSRRRRTAEAQPLQSNDSDEDMFGDYDSFAENSFLAHVDDAGRQCMQDCERGKHAAGLGTEGLRGEGGATAAGGFAEWETDEPVRSRSRREDASAQRGTLEDVPSSQALYFGNVENSPAGVGNQRPEERGWEASSLDTPNEEFPRNSVEQHQQPDDASSEVRRGSEENRRKSLKEHLKSAMTGNARAQTPVFSRTKQLKETLLSEEISVAKKTMESSSDDLGPFYSLPSKVRDLYVQFKGIEKLYDKEGTVAGILKDEPVGWLDPSSVFPKLLC from the exons ATGGATGAGGGCGGGTCCCGCCTCCGCCGGCGGGTGTCTGTCCGCAAAAGGGCCCGGCCGAGCCCAGGGGAGCCCCGGCAGGAGCGGGCGGAGGAGCCGGGGGCCGGGAGCCGGCGGAGGCGGACCGCGGAGGCGCAGCCGCTCCAG AGTAACGACAGCGACGAGGACATGTTCGGCGACTATGACAGCTTTGCCGAAAATTCTTTTCTGGCTCACGTTGACGACGCGGGACGACAGTGTATGCAGGATTGTGAACGCGGAAAACACGCCGCAGGGCTCGGCACCGAAGGTCTTCGTGGGGAAGGCGGCGCCACTGCTGCGGGCGGCTTCGCGGAGTGGGAGACGGACGAGCCCGTGAGGAGCCGCAGCAGGCGTGAGGATGCCTCTGCCCAGCGGGGCACTTTGGAGGACGTGCCTTCTTCACAGGCGCTCTACTTTGGAAACGTGGAGAACTCGCCCGCTGGTGTGGGCAACCAGCGTCCTGAAGAGAGGGGCTGGGAGGCATCCTCTCTCGACACTCCGAATGAGGAATTCCCCCGGAATAGCGTAGAACAGCACCAGCAACCTGATGATGCCTCTTCAGAAGTCAGAAGGGGATcagaagaaaataggagaaagagCCTTAAAGAACATCTAAAAAGTGCCATGACTGGAAATGCCAGGGCCCAAACACCAGTGTTTTCTAGAACTAAACAGCTCAAAGAGACTCTCCTATCCGAAGAAATTAGTGTTGCTAAGAAAACAATGGAGTCATCATCAGATGATCTTGGTCCTTTTTATTCATTACCCAGCAAAGTGAGAGACCTTTATGTTCAGTTCAAGGGAATTGAAAAATTATATG ACAAAGAAGGGACGGTTGCTGGCATCCTCAAAGATGAGCCTGTTGGCTGGTTAGATCCTTCATCAGTATTTCCGAAACTCCTGTGTTAG